A single region of the Candidatus Neomarinimicrobiota bacterium genome encodes:
- a CDS encoding DUF58 domain-containing protein → MIPRQILKKVRHIEIRTRHLVNDIFGGEYHSVFKGRGMTFSEVREYQPGDDIRLIDWNVTARYNAPFVKVFEEERELTVFILYDASRSGHFGTTAHFKSELAAEIGAVLGFSAIKNNDKVGLLIFTENVERFIPPKKGTSHVLRVVRELLYHEPEARGTDIGAALSYLLSVAHRRSVVFLISDFLDMELEQTLRVANQKHDLIGIQIFDPGEIDLADIGLVKIHDAETEETFWLDTTSHAARVEYRNQMLAKMESFHGDCKRANFDLIPIAADNDYVEPLMGYFRQREKRF, encoded by the coding sequence ATGATTCCACGGCAGATTCTCAAAAAAGTCCGTCACATAGAAATCCGCACCCGCCACTTGGTAAATGATATCTTCGGTGGTGAGTATCACAGTGTATTCAAAGGCCGTGGCATGACGTTTTCTGAGGTACGGGAATATCAGCCCGGCGATGATATCCGGCTCATCGACTGGAATGTCACCGCCAGATACAATGCACCGTTCGTAAAGGTGTTTGAGGAGGAACGGGAACTGACCGTATTTATACTTTATGATGCCAGCCGCTCAGGACATTTCGGGACCACCGCCCACTTCAAATCGGAACTGGCGGCTGAAATCGGCGCCGTTCTCGGTTTTTCCGCCATCAAGAATAACGACAAGGTTGGACTTTTGATTTTTACAGAAAATGTGGAGCGATTCATACCTCCCAAGAAAGGAACTTCCCATGTGTTAAGGGTGGTGAGGGAACTTCTCTACCATGAACCGGAGGCCCGGGGTACGGATATCGGTGCCGCTCTGAGCTATCTGCTGAGCGTGGCTCACAGACGGAGCGTTGTTTTTCTCATATCAGATTTTCTTGATATGGAATTAGAGCAGACATTACGTGTGGCAAATCAAAAACACGATCTGATTGGTATCCAGATATTCGATCCTGGGGAGATCGACCTTGCTGATATAGGACTTGTGAAAATCCACGATGCCGAAACTGAGGAAACTTTCTGGCTGGACACTACTTCCCACGCCGCTCGTGTTGAGTACAGGAATCAGATGCTGGCAAAGATGGAATCGTTCCACGGTGACTGTAAGCGCGCAAACTTTGATCTGATCCCCATTGCAGCGGACAATGATTATGTCGAACCGCTCATGGGATATTTCCGGCAGAGGGAGAAGAGGTTCTGA
- a CDS encoding ABC transporter permease subunit has protein sequence MRNVITVFRRDFRSYFSSPVAYVVIGLFLVLTGVFFYLLTSSFMQYATNLQWQAARYRQPPPPVNVNHMILRPLFSNISVITLFVVPMITMRSFSDEKKTGTLELLLTSPITTAQIVLGKFLAAFFLYAIMVLLTWVYPLVIILFGDPDALPIVISYLGVLGMGAASIGIGIWISAMTENQIISAMGTFVILLFLWLVGWFSNFTSGFLGGFFEYLSIVEHFDDFAKGIFDTGHLMYYVSLSGITLFLAHQSIESVRWRS, from the coding sequence ATGAGGAATGTAATAACCGTGTTCAGACGGGATTTCCGTTCGTACTTCTCATCTCCGGTGGCCTACGTGGTAATCGGACTGTTTCTTGTGCTGACGGGCGTTTTCTTTTACCTGCTTACTTCATCGTTCATGCAGTACGCCACCAATCTTCAGTGGCAAGCAGCCAGATATCGTCAGCCACCTCCGCCGGTGAACGTAAATCACATGATCTTGCGGCCGCTGTTTTCCAACATCAGTGTCATCACTCTCTTTGTGGTGCCGATGATCACCATGCGCAGTTTTTCCGATGAGAAAAAGACAGGTACGCTGGAGCTGCTCTTAACGTCGCCGATTACCACCGCGCAGATTGTGCTGGGGAAATTCCTGGCGGCTTTCTTCCTGTATGCCATTATGGTGCTGCTGACGTGGGTCTATCCGCTTGTGATTATCCTTTTCGGTGATCCCGATGCTCTACCGATTGTGATTTCTTATCTTGGTGTCCTCGGGATGGGGGCGGCGTCCATAGGGATCGGAATCTGGATCTCAGCCATGACGGAAAATCAGATCATTTCAGCCATGGGAACTTTCGTCATCCTGCTTTTCCTCTGGCTGGTGGGGTGGTTCTCAAATTTTACGTCAGGTTTCTTAGGAGGATTCTTTGAATATCTCTCCATTGTGGAACATTTCGATGATTTTGCCAAAGGGATATTCGACACGGGCCATCTGATGTATTATGTCTCGCTGAGCGGAATTACGCTGTTTCTGGCCCATCAGTCTATTGAAAGTGTAAGGTGGAGGTCGTGA
- a CDS encoding ATP-binding cassette domain-containing protein — MIEVRNLTKRYSTFTAVDDISFTVEKGQILGFLGPNGAGKTTTMRVITGFMPPTKGTVVVAGFDVVEKPLEVKRRIGYLPESPPLYLEMTVNEYLAFAARLKQIPSAQVTEKIAGASQKAAISDVGDKVIKTLSKGYRQRVGLAQALIHDPEVLVLDEPTIGLDPIQIREVREMIKSLAHEHTIILSTHILPEVDMTCDSVVIIDRGKIIAQDTPDGLAKSLEGAEKLTIMAEGPAEEISAAVKDIRGVQKVVESTSENGVSTLTLECDFQFHVRKGLSEVMSEKGWGLLEMKVEETTLEDVFIHLMSDSSEEVVS; from the coding sequence ATGATAGAAGTAAGGAACTTGACGAAGAGATACAGCACTTTCACTGCCGTGGATGATATCTCTTTTACCGTAGAGAAGGGCCAGATTTTGGGATTCCTCGGACCCAACGGCGCCGGCAAGACTACGACCATGCGGGTCATTACGGGCTTCATGCCGCCTACTAAAGGGACCGTAGTAGTGGCAGGATTCGATGTGGTTGAGAAACCGCTGGAAGTGAAAAGGCGTATCGGTTACCTGCCGGAATCGCCACCGCTCTATCTCGAAATGACGGTGAATGAATATCTTGCTTTTGCCGCCAGACTAAAGCAGATCCCTTCCGCACAGGTAACTGAAAAGATAGCCGGCGCATCGCAAAAAGCAGCTATCAGCGATGTGGGGGATAAGGTTATTAAGACCCTCTCCAAGGGATATCGCCAGAGAGTCGGTCTCGCTCAGGCTCTAATTCACGATCCGGAAGTTCTCGTACTGGATGAACCTACTATCGGTCTTGATCCTATCCAGATAAGGGAAGTTCGCGAAATGATCAAGTCGCTGGCTCACGAACATACCATCATCCTGTCTACCCACATTCTGCCAGAAGTGGATATGACGTGTGACAGTGTGGTGATAATTGACAGAGGGAAAATTATTGCTCAAGATACCCCGGACGGGCTGGCAAAATCGCTTGAAGGTGCGGAGAAATTGACCATCATGGCTGAAGGCCCGGCGGAAGAAATTTCGGCGGCCGTTAAAGACATCCGGGGGGTGCAAAAGGTTGTCGAGTCCACCAGTGAAAATGGCGTTTCAACACTGACCCTGGAGTGTGATTTCCAGTTCCATGTACGCAAGGGGCTTTCAGAAGTCATGTCAGAAAAGGGGTGGGGACTCCTCGAAATGAAGGTGGAGGAGACCACGCTGGAGGATGTGTTCATTCATCTCATGTCTGACAGTTCTGAGGAGGTTGTATCATGA
- a CDS encoding tetratricopeptide repeat protein, with amino-acid sequence MLKNSKTIIYLLSLVLLLGCGQKAESPAGMLDKAKTEIDESRFTDATQLLRKLVEQYPESPEAAEAQYILGDTFLSAAKDFEQAISEYRLVVSKYPESRFAVNAQFMIGYIFANFLIDVELARNEYNRFLELYSDKADSGLVQSVRFELQNLGKDLNDIHQLRHITS; translated from the coding sequence ATGTTGAAAAACAGCAAGACTATAATTTATCTGCTTTCACTGGTATTGCTTCTGGGGTGCGGTCAGAAAGCTGAGTCGCCGGCCGGCATGCTGGATAAGGCGAAAACGGAGATCGATGAATCAAGATTTACCGATGCGACCCAGTTGTTGCGCAAACTGGTAGAGCAGTATCCTGAAAGCCCTGAAGCGGCCGAGGCACAATATATACTGGGAGATACATTTCTCTCCGCCGCAAAGGATTTTGAACAGGCGATCAGTGAATATCGACTGGTTGTCAGCAAATACCCGGAGTCGAGATTTGCAGTTAACGCCCAGTTCATGATCGGTTACATTTTTGCTAACTTCCTTATTGATGTTGAGTTGGCTAGGAATGAGTACAACCGTTTCCTTGAGCTCTACTCCGACAAGGCTGATAGCGGGCTCGTCCAGTCAGTCCGCTTTGAACTACAAAATCTCGGCAAAGATCTCAATGATATTCATCAGCTCCGTCACATTACTTCATAA
- a CDS encoding MoxR family ATPase has product MTDFSLTEINERIAKESAFVKPLTDEIAKVIVGQNDVVTKILIGLLANGHILLEGVPGLAKTTIVKTIALLIDTRFQRIQFTPDMLPADLLGTLIYNQKTGGFETKKGPIFANIILADEINRSPAKVQSALLEAMQERQVTIGEETFLLDDPFLVFATQNPIEQEGTYPLPEAQVDRFMMKLKVDYPEKGEEMQILRRIAGGNTVPDMKPVVTPETIRDSRSVVTDIYVDEKIEQYAVDLVLATRNPAEYNLAEIESLIAYGGSPRATIYLILASKARAFLEGRGYVVPEDIRYIGEDILRHRIIPTYEAEAEEITPENLIQRLFDTIEVP; this is encoded by the coding sequence ATGACCGATTTCAGTCTGACTGAGATAAACGAACGAATAGCGAAAGAGTCAGCCTTTGTCAAACCGCTGACCGATGAAATCGCGAAAGTGATTGTTGGTCAGAACGACGTCGTCACTAAAATCCTCATCGGTCTTCTTGCCAACGGTCATATCCTGCTGGAAGGTGTACCGGGGCTTGCCAAAACGACCATCGTGAAGACGATCGCATTGCTGATTGACACCAGATTCCAACGAATCCAATTCACGCCCGATATGCTTCCCGCTGATCTCCTGGGGACACTTATATATAATCAGAAGACAGGCGGCTTTGAGACGAAGAAGGGCCCCATATTTGCCAACATCATCCTTGCCGATGAGATAAACCGCTCTCCGGCGAAAGTGCAGAGTGCTCTCTTGGAGGCGATGCAGGAACGGCAGGTTACTATAGGAGAGGAGACATTTCTTCTCGACGATCCGTTCCTCGTTTTCGCTACCCAGAATCCCATAGAGCAAGAGGGAACCTATCCTCTCCCGGAAGCGCAGGTAGATCGCTTCATGATGAAGCTGAAAGTGGACTATCCCGAGAAAGGAGAAGAGATGCAGATTCTGCGCAGGATAGCCGGTGGTAACACTGTTCCTGATATGAAACCGGTAGTAACGCCGGAAACTATCAGGGACTCAAGGTCGGTTGTCACTGATATCTACGTAGATGAGAAGATTGAACAATACGCCGTGGATCTGGTACTTGCCACACGTAATCCTGCTGAATATAATCTGGCTGAAATAGAGAGCCTGATTGCTTACGGCGGTTCGCCCAGAGCGACAATTTATCTGATCCTAGCATCTAAGGCGCGAGCTTTCCTTGAAGGGAGAGGTTACGTTGTACCGGAGGATATTCGCTATATTGGCGAGGACATTCTTCGCCATCGAATTATTCCCACTTATGAAGCGGAAGCGGAAGAGATAACCCCCGAAAACCTGATACAAAGACTTTTTGACACTATTGAAGTGCCGTAA
- a CDS encoding translocation/assembly module TamB domain-containing protein — MILSLVVILLVGVTLFVLLKPGQWTDEIVTYLNENILVENGWRISIEKIEGQLTSDIDIHNLYLRKIDGSAVFYTEYAKVNFDLSQILVGKWAISRVRSDNALLTIDQTVPAEITELNFVTDLTRKGFRIRELSLGRSALIVREDEDESLYDLSFDGRIDTRSGKLVINPAKFRFADLKGANSLWLAGGEFALSATGLVAKEVTGNLNQLPFEFSSDIGFYPDTKILLDATVHNIITGDYVNQDVLTVLNADTVNLQFQLETDLVNGVVDGLVYNSRTYDIVSEVDLDVTRKEDTILLNRSAVRIGTSEVTGEGNLTDNKAFLLNISIDKLDLASLNLLPESTHITGMATLEGSFDDNSRLERVAARLRLQNDKRGDERFVRISGGVTYAAGIIEITDSLTVDLGYGVMSADGKMNLEDERIDVILTTKDANLQSLAYVFGWPDSLAGQLKGSVDLTGYLRDPSVKGILTFSDGVFGTSMVSSLSASFFINSLIENRQGSLRAVAKDGKTLGYLVDEGTVDLYFRGDTVMIASVRLDGENNYLQASGKIVGSSSIIIDQLQASLRDQYLSTAEKVVIRQQDDGFVVEPATIRINDGSVQGSLLLKDGTVQTGKMRVVNLNLDALERLLQTDFLITGSTFAQLDMMNVDGDLVVDGTLDIKDGQWNEIPFSDLILTGDLRNDQVSIREMRMLGVDGMTMELSGYLGSVLGEDGRLEIDPEGDIEFSSAFKNLDLVLLADYLPQWWNLRGTATGSLAMSGKAMDSEMIFQLTIIEPQLDRIHAQKISASGRYMDHRLFFEDMEGFTATGHYTGEGYIPAEFDLIAEDEDRFMATEPISISFRAETSNLDFLTPYFADVDSIKGDFSIDLSINGTPVNPVRNGRISVENGIIYPLYLDVPISQMSGSAILKDNKFMIEEVTAASHMPANVDWAKDLRSGLSRISGGIFFAKEGTSFSKNIQIKGSMDMEQFFSPNLAFLISGEDVYVRTLLGEIEGIADVDLSVTGQDTLSIVGDIIPSEAVLRMEFTDEGDFEDAKEAGAMVTHYDLHFPIAGNLFIRNSQIDAELEGDMTITRLGNEPYRYAGELTVAAGKFYYGTDNFDIQEGYLSFDPTEFNPRMDIRATTTISDVDILVSLTGEFDDPTLIIEDSEQFFSQGDLLQMLTIQRRFEDEDFSTESISEQSVYIFGKYLKNELERSLVRSTPVLDELEIEGSETILNPSDDSDLAVKVGTRLSSNLYLSYKQNFSLTQPNQVGVEYRLNRNVSLVVTYDEDGQVHLKYRRKYQF, encoded by the coding sequence TTGATTCTGTCTCTGGTCGTTATTCTCCTAGTTGGAGTGACGCTGTTCGTTCTGCTTAAGCCGGGACAGTGGACGGACGAGATAGTTACTTATCTCAATGAAAATATTCTGGTAGAAAACGGTTGGAGAATTTCGATCGAAAAGATCGAAGGTCAGCTGACATCAGATATTGATATCCACAATCTGTACCTCAGAAAGATAGATGGGTCGGCCGTGTTTTATACCGAGTACGCCAAAGTCAATTTTGACTTGTCTCAGATTTTGGTGGGCAAGTGGGCAATCTCACGAGTAAGATCAGATAATGCTCTTCTCACCATCGATCAAACCGTTCCCGCGGAGATTACAGAACTGAACTTTGTAACTGATCTGACGCGGAAAGGATTTCGCATACGGGAACTGAGCCTCGGTCGCTCAGCACTGATAGTTAGGGAAGACGAGGATGAATCACTCTATGATCTTAGTTTCGATGGGCGTATCGATACGCGTTCGGGGAAGCTGGTCATAAACCCGGCAAAGTTCCGTTTTGCCGATCTTAAGGGAGCAAACAGTCTCTGGTTAGCCGGAGGTGAATTTGCTTTATCAGCAACCGGCCTAGTCGCAAAAGAGGTGACAGGTAATCTCAATCAATTACCCTTTGAATTCAGTTCTGATATCGGATTCTATCCCGACACCAAGATACTTCTGGATGCAACTGTGCACAATATCATCACCGGTGATTACGTTAACCAGGATGTGTTAACTGTTCTAAATGCTGATACAGTGAACCTCCAGTTCCAGTTAGAGACTGACTTGGTTAACGGCGTCGTTGACGGTTTGGTTTACAATTCGAGAACATATGACATTGTCAGTGAAGTTGATCTTGATGTGACACGGAAGGAAGATACGATCCTTCTGAACCGGTCCGCCGTACGAATCGGCACCTCCGAGGTGACGGGAGAGGGTAACCTGACGGACAATAAGGCGTTCCTGTTAAACATCTCTATTGACAAACTGGACTTGGCATCACTTAATCTCTTGCCCGAATCCACCCACATTACAGGCATGGCCACTCTCGAAGGCTCCTTTGACGATAACTCTCGTCTCGAAAGAGTAGCCGCCAGACTACGGCTCCAGAATGACAAGCGCGGTGATGAACGGTTTGTCAGAATAAGCGGTGGCGTCACTTATGCGGCGGGAATCATCGAAATTACTGATTCGCTTACCGTTGATCTGGGATACGGTGTAATGTCAGCAGATGGTAAAATGAATCTCGAGGATGAAAGGATCGACGTGATACTTACTACCAAGGACGCTAATCTTCAGTCCCTGGCCTATGTGTTCGGCTGGCCCGATTCTCTTGCCGGTCAACTCAAAGGATCCGTCGATTTGACTGGATATCTCAGAGACCCGTCGGTTAAAGGTATTCTCACATTCAGTGACGGTGTTTTTGGCACCTCGATGGTTTCATCTCTGAGTGCATCATTCTTCATCAACTCGCTGATCGAGAACCGTCAAGGTTCTCTCCGTGCCGTGGCAAAAGACGGCAAGACGCTGGGCTATCTGGTTGACGAAGGGACCGTTGACCTCTATTTCCGGGGTGATACAGTTATGATTGCCAGCGTTCGACTCGATGGAGAAAATAATTATCTACAAGCGTCAGGGAAAATCGTCGGTTCCAGTTCTATTATCATTGACCAATTGCAGGCTTCCCTGAGAGATCAGTATCTCAGCACCGCCGAGAAGGTCGTAATTCGTCAGCAGGATGACGGTTTTGTTGTGGAACCGGCAACGATCCGCATCAATGACGGTTCTGTTCAAGGTTCTCTCTTGCTGAAAGACGGCACGGTCCAAACGGGAAAAATGCGTGTTGTGAATCTTAATCTTGATGCTCTAGAAAGATTGCTGCAGACAGACTTTCTCATAACGGGATCCACCTTTGCTCAACTCGACATGATGAATGTAGATGGGGATCTCGTAGTGGATGGAACGCTCGATATCAAAGACGGACAGTGGAACGAAATACCGTTCAGCGATCTTATTCTCACCGGCGACCTTAGAAATGACCAGGTTTCCATCAGAGAAATGAGGATGCTCGGGGTTGACGGGATGACTATGGAGTTGTCAGGTTACTTAGGTAGCGTTTTGGGGGAAGATGGGCGTCTGGAAATTGATCCCGAGGGTGATATTGAATTTTCCAGTGCATTCAAGAATCTAGATCTGGTGTTGCTTGCCGATTATTTACCGCAGTGGTGGAATCTCAGGGGGACAGCGACCGGTAGTCTCGCCATGTCCGGCAAGGCGATGGATTCTGAAATGATCTTCCAACTCACCATTATTGAGCCACAATTAGATAGAATTCATGCACAGAAGATTTCCGCTTCTGGCAGATACATGGATCATCGACTCTTTTTCGAGGATATGGAGGGTTTCACAGCTACTGGACACTATACAGGAGAGGGATACATTCCAGCGGAGTTTGATCTCATTGCTGAGGATGAGGATCGTTTTATGGCAACCGAACCTATATCAATTTCTTTTCGGGCTGAAACTTCAAACCTCGATTTCCTGACGCCATATTTTGCTGATGTCGATTCCATCAAGGGTGATTTTTCGATTGATCTTTCAATTAATGGGACGCCGGTGAATCCCGTCAGGAACGGCAGGATAAGCGTTGAAAACGGTATTATCTACCCTCTCTACCTGGATGTCCCTATCAGCCAGATGAGCGGCAGCGCAATCCTTAAAGACAACAAATTCATGATAGAGGAAGTGACGGCTGCCAGCCACATGCCTGCCAACGTTGACTGGGCAAAGGATCTCAGATCCGGTCTGTCAAGAATTTCGGGAGGAATCTTTTTCGCAAAAGAGGGCACTTCCTTCTCTAAGAATATCCAGATCAAGGGAAGCATGGATATGGAACAGTTCTTCAGCCCGAATCTTGCCTTCTTGATCTCTGGAGAAGATGTATATGTAAGAACCTTGCTGGGGGAAATTGAAGGAATTGCTGACGTAGATTTATCGGTCACTGGTCAGGATACTCTCAGTATCGTTGGCGATATCATCCCAAGTGAAGCCGTGCTGAGGATGGAGTTTACTGATGAGGGTGACTTCGAAGATGCGAAAGAGGCCGGCGCCATGGTCACTCATTATGATCTGCACTTTCCGATCGCGGGGAACCTTTTCATTCGCAACAGTCAGATCGATGCTGAGCTGGAAGGGGATATGACCATCACGAGGCTTGGCAATGAGCCGTACCGCTATGCAGGTGAATTGACTGTCGCCGCAGGGAAATTTTACTACGGCACTGATAACTTTGATATTCAGGAAGGGTATCTCAGTTTTGATCCCACTGAATTCAATCCCAGGATGGATATCAGAGCAACCACCACCATTTCAGACGTTGATATCCTTGTCTCCCTCACAGGAGAATTTGATGATCCAACCCTGATCATAGAAGATAGCGAACAGTTCTTTAGTCAGGGAGACCTGCTGCAGATGCTCACTATTCAGCGAAGATTTGAAGATGAAGATTTTTCCACCGAAAGCATAAGTGAACAGTCTGTCTACATCTTCGGCAAGTACCTGAAGAATGAACTGGAAAGAAGCCTGGTACGGTCTACGCCTGTACTCGATGAACTTGAAATAGAAGGATCTGAAACTATCCTTAATCCATCGGATGACAGCGATCTAGCAGTAAAGGTGGGGACACGCCTATCATCTAATCTTTATCTGAGCTACAAACAGAATTTCTCGCTCACGCAACCTAATCAGGTTGGTGTTGAGTATCGTCTCAACAGAAATGTTTCACTCGTTGTCACTTATGACGAAGACGGTCAGGTACATCTGAAGTATCGTCGCAAATACCAGTTCTGA
- a CDS encoding BamA/TamA family outer membrane protein, with amino-acid sequence MTPYRVFFACLLIGLFFIGSLEGQINTVRYAVNSIEFEGNSLISSRRLRKVIKLQEPDLLSSAEFNQRSLKLDALKVRNFYQSQGYLAASVEESFEISPDNKVNILFTVNEGTRSFLRHVTVEGNEALSEERISRVLRLRIGRPFNPIGLRQGIPDLEREYGKLGKLYFTIDPSYVPGRDVDLRLTIYEGPPVRIDNFIIKGLEKMDSTFVMREFELKSGDIFNQELVELSERRIFETGLFSMVDMIPAKSTKGPEWVNVVAEVREFNMKELLWEPGISRIRSASEGGEPISGVEGSMQWLDRSLLGSGTRFGMKASVQLPLEALQNPFGVAIFRSDLRLTSQWLRYWRAPNTLRLFAERVPELLLADKPLLRYGLEWQGMHRFAEESILSGGLRWSEIVTEDLAKRQSQQERSVSITYRFRRLDNLIAPTQGGTFSIESSVVGWILGGTQDYYRLELDMRRFIHLGSSRVLALRTKVGRMERLSPEAKEIPSYDIFYLGGSTSLRGWKSQRFHTYTVIDENGKEVERGEGGLVKILLNAEVRIPLWSIFGVDLFLDGGILAADLQDLSAYFKEWAKGEGWDYGVEFTITTPLGPIRIYYAIPLKSPAAAIPNLGVPYAF; translated from the coding sequence TTGACTCCTTATAGAGTTTTCTTTGCCTGCCTGCTCATTGGTCTGTTCTTTATCGGATCTCTTGAGGGTCAGATCAATACTGTTAGATATGCAGTCAACAGTATCGAGTTTGAGGGGAACAGTTTGATCTCCTCACGGCGACTGAGAAAAGTGATCAAACTCCAGGAACCGGATCTTTTATCCTCCGCGGAGTTCAACCAGCGCTCGTTAAAACTCGACGCTCTCAAAGTTCGAAATTTTTATCAGTCCCAAGGCTACCTGGCTGCGTCTGTGGAAGAATCTTTTGAGATAAGCCCTGATAATAAGGTTAACATTCTTTTCACAGTCAATGAGGGCACAAGGTCGTTCCTCAGGCATGTCACGGTTGAGGGGAATGAAGCCCTCTCTGAAGAGAGGATTTCCAGAGTTCTAAGACTCAGGATTGGTCGTCCGTTTAATCCCATCGGCTTAAGGCAGGGCATTCCCGATCTGGAAAGAGAATATGGCAAGCTCGGCAAACTCTACTTCACTATCGATCCATCATACGTCCCCGGTAGAGATGTCGATTTGCGGCTTACCATTTATGAGGGGCCGCCGGTACGGATTGATAATTTTATTATTAAGGGACTTGAAAAGATGGACTCAACTTTTGTAATGCGGGAATTTGAGTTGAAAAGCGGTGACATTTTTAATCAGGAGCTGGTGGAACTGTCGGAACGTAGAATTTTTGAAACTGGTCTCTTCTCTATGGTGGATATGATACCCGCAAAAAGTACCAAGGGACCGGAATGGGTCAATGTGGTAGCGGAGGTGAGAGAGTTCAACATGAAGGAATTGCTGTGGGAACCGGGCATTTCACGGATTCGATCGGCCAGTGAAGGTGGTGAGCCGATCTCGGGTGTTGAAGGATCGATGCAGTGGCTGGATAGAAGTCTTTTGGGTTCAGGCACACGCTTTGGTATGAAAGCTTCAGTTCAGCTACCTCTAGAAGCGCTTCAGAATCCTTTTGGTGTTGCCATCTTCAGGTCTGATTTACGCCTGACAAGCCAGTGGTTACGGTACTGGCGCGCGCCCAACACTCTCCGTCTTTTCGCAGAACGGGTGCCTGAACTATTATTGGCGGATAAGCCGCTTCTGCGATACGGTTTGGAGTGGCAGGGAATGCACAGGTTTGCTGAAGAATCTATTCTGAGCGGTGGGTTGAGATGGAGTGAGATCGTTACGGAAGATTTGGCAAAAAGGCAAAGCCAGCAGGAGCGCAGTGTGAGCATAACCTATCGCTTCCGGCGGCTTGATAATTTGATTGCACCGACACAGGGAGGGACTTTTTCTATCGAATCATCTGTTGTCGGTTGGATACTTGGCGGGACGCAAGATTACTATCGGTTAGAACTTGATATGCGGCGCTTTATCCATTTGGGCTCCTCCAGAGTGCTGGCACTGAGAACAAAAGTTGGTCGTATGGAAAGGCTATCGCCCGAAGCAAAAGAAATTCCCTCGTATGACATATTTTATCTGGGCGGGAGTACCAGTTTGCGCGGGTGGAAGTCACAGAGGTTTCATACGTACACTGTTATCGATGAAAACGGGAAAGAGGTTGAGCGGGGAGAGGGTGGATTGGTTAAGATTCTATTGAATGCTGAAGTGCGGATCCCTCTCTGGAGTATTTTTGGTGTTGACCTGTTCCTGGATGGAGGCATACTGGCGGCAGATTTGCAGGATCTAAGCGCATATTTCAAAGAATGGGCAAAGGGCGAAGGGTGGGATTACGGTGTCGAATTCACCATCACAACACCTCTCGGTCCAATCAGAATCTATTACGCAATACCATTGAAGAGTCCTGCGGCAGCTATACCGAACCTCGGTGTACCTTACGCTTTCTGA